From Candidatus Brocadiaceae bacterium, the proteins below share one genomic window:
- a CDS encoding DUF21 domain-containing protein, translating to MQHFIWIGIAFCVSQSAMFSGLNLAFFSISKMQLEIEAAQRNKYASKIIKLRSDSNFLLTTVLWGNVGINVLLTLLANSVMAGVMAFFFSTFLITFLGEIIPQAYFSRHALKMASLLAPVLRFYQFILFPLTKPTSLVLDKWLGKEAIQYFHESDLEELIRMHIKSSESDIDKVEGKGALNFLAIDDLYLEEEGELIDPRSIINLPFDRNRPIFPEISYLPSDAFLKQIQVSEKKWIIITDPSNDPRIVLNADSFLRDAFFKSNFFNPFLYCHRPIIVKNGQTNLGEVIPQFKVHPKRSDDDVIDQDIILFWGDKKKIITGADILGRLLRGIVQ from the coding sequence ATGCAACATTTTATCTGGATAGGCATTGCATTTTGTGTTTCTCAATCTGCCATGTTTTCAGGCCTCAATTTGGCCTTTTTCAGTATAAGCAAGATGCAATTGGAAATTGAAGCCGCACAGAGAAATAAGTATGCAAGTAAGATCATTAAATTAAGATCAGACTCAAACTTTCTCTTAACAACCGTCCTTTGGGGAAATGTTGGTATTAACGTTTTGTTAACCCTCCTGGCAAATTCGGTTATGGCGGGAGTTATGGCATTCTTTTTTTCCACATTTCTTATTACCTTTTTGGGTGAAATTATCCCTCAGGCGTATTTCTCAAGGCATGCGTTGAAGATGGCTTCCCTCTTGGCGCCGGTCCTTCGTTTTTATCAATTTATTCTTTTTCCCCTCACAAAACCTACTTCACTGGTACTCGATAAATGGCTTGGTAAAGAGGCGATACAATATTTTCATGAAAGTGATCTGGAAGAGTTGATTCGAATGCATATAAAATCTTCAGAATCGGACATTGATAAGGTTGAAGGAAAAGGCGCTCTCAATTTCCTTGCTATTGATGATTTATATTTGGAAGAAGAGGGAGAATTAATTGATCCAAGAAGTATTATAAACCTTCCGTTTGACAGGAACAGGCCGATTTTTCCAGAAATTAGTTATTTGCCATCGGATGCTTTTTTGAAACAAATACAAGTATCAGAAAAAAAATGGATTATTATCACCGATCCTTCAAATGATCCGAGAATTGTACTCAATGCGGATAGTTTTCTGAGGGATGCTTTCTTTAAAAGCAATTTCTTTAATCCTTTCCTTTATTGTCATCGTCCAATTATTGTGAAAAACGGACAGACAAATCTTGGAGAAGTTATTCCTCAATTCAAGGTGCACCCCAAACGGTCTGATGATGATGTCATTGATCAGGACATAATACTTTTCTGGGGTGACAAGAAGAAAATAATCACCGGAGCAGATATTCTGGGGAGGCTGCTGCGTGGAATTGTTCAGTAA
- a CDS encoding polymer-forming cytoskeletal protein — translation MASFFKRNTGEAVLVDEGQGEYIIENKSRKEIKMREGNVTHLTPDAEFKGTIKFDKVLRIDGKFEGDMITNDGEVIVGSTGAIKANVKVKNAIVEGQVEGNLIASEKVELRKNAKLLGDLKAKTLSIDEGVVFVGKCSVHPDGFKAETQKMIEEEE, via the coding sequence ATGGCGAGTTTTTTTAAAAGGAATACGGGAGAGGCTGTCCTTGTGGACGAAGGTCAAGGTGAATACATAATAGAGAATAAATCCAGAAAGGAGATTAAAATGCGCGAGGGTAATGTTACACATTTAACGCCTGATGCGGAATTTAAGGGTACAATCAAGTTTGACAAGGTATTGAGAATTGACGGGAAGTTTGAAGGGGATATGATAACGAATGATGGGGAAGTCATTGTTGGCAGTACCGGAGCGATTAAAGCTAACGTGAAAGTGAAAAATGCTATTGTTGAAGGGCAGGTAGAGGGGAATCTTATTGCTTCTGAGAAAGTAGAATTGAGAAAGAACGCGAAACTCCTTGGTGATCTTAAAGCAAAGACGTTGTCTATCGACGAGGGGGTTGTTTTTGTTGGCAAGTGTAGTGTACACCCAGACGGATTTAAGGCTGAAACGCAGAAAATGATTGAAGAAGAGGAATGA
- a CDS encoding polymer-forming cytoskeletal protein, giving the protein MGKIFQTHGSLYLKKKGVIETSTLHVGNAFIEGKINGDLNAMGTVKILKRGEVYGKITCRRLFVEKGGIFFGSVQMLN; this is encoded by the coding sequence TTGGGAAAAATTTTTCAGACACATGGTTCTCTGTATTTAAAAAAGAAAGGCGTGATAGAGACTTCAACTCTTCATGTTGGGAATGCCTTTATTGAAGGTAAAATTAACGGAGACCTGAATGCAATGGGCACGGTGAAAATTTTGAAGCGTGGTGAAGTCTATGGAAAAATAACCTGCCGAAGATTATTTGTGGAAAAAGGTGGGATTTTTTTTGGAAGTGTTCAGATGTTGAACTAG
- a CDS encoding DUF4007 family protein translates to MPDLTLWSVKRNYYYNGEKIFTTAEDGTNQFRRIEPPEDRLDSIMVAYITLDWAKRNERNSANLTELTGLKESPGKILHLSIRRYSEYLDKIQAMFNKEILWVSYTAGLNSVAFEKT, encoded by the coding sequence TTGCCCGATTTAACTCTTTGGTCGGTTAAAAGAAATTATTACTACAATGGTGAGAAGATTTTTACAACAGCAGAGGATGGTACAAATCAATTCCGGCGAATTGAACCTCCGGAAGACAGGCTTGACTCTATTATGGTTGCATACATAACTCTGGATTGGGCAAAAAGAAATGAAAGAAACAGCGCAAACCTTACAGAACTCACTGGATTAAAGGAATCACCCGGCAAGATACTACACCTTTCAATCAGAAGATACAGTGAATACCTTGATAAAATACAGGCAATGTTCAATAAGGAAATACTTTGGGTTAGTTATACTGCTGGTTTAAATTCTGTGGCTTTCGAAAAAACATAA
- a CDS encoding UPF0175 family protein, whose amino-acid sequence MSIVLKLDMPEGAFSALRKEPSEFAGELRLAAAVKWYEMGIISQEKAAEIAGLTRAEFIFSLGKFSVSPFQYTIEEIKEEISHE is encoded by the coding sequence ATGTCAATAGTGTTAAAACTTGATATGCCAGAAGGGGCATTTTCAGCACTCCGAAAGGAGCCTTCTGAGTTTGCCGGTGAATTAAGACTCGCGGCAGCAGTTAAATGGTATGAAATGGGAATAATATCGCAGGAAAAGGCTGCGGAAATAGCGGGTCTCACGCGTGCTGAATTTATATTTTCGTTGGGAAAATTCAGCGTTTCGCCGTTTCAGTATACCATTGAAGAAATAAAAGAAGAAATATCCCATGAATAG
- a CDS encoding DUF2075 domain-containing protein, translating to MLNYYFKDDIQSFITKSTEEIIGQITISNQFDSTLNQNKSWEVQISILKEALRNFNGTIFFEFSIPRMGKRVDALVIIKTIVFVIEFKVGEHKYYRSNYEQVWDYALDLKNFHEPSHKALVVPVLVSTEAKQSFIEIGTTSHNDNLLLPLKSNKFDLREAIKNTVDFFNEGNELNAEQYSMGRYFPTPTIVEAALSLYNTHTVDEITRSDADAKNLTNTTLVIFQLISKAKIEQKKIICFVTGVPGAGKTLVGLKVATSHLDEENGNVSVYLSGNGPLVAILQEALARDKIKNEKVNGNNLTKGKAKASVKAFIQNIHHYRDAYLVDPNPPYDHVAIFDEAQRAWNKEQTVKFMKQKKGQYDFDYSEPEFLISCLDRHQDWAVIVCLVGGGQEINTGEAGISEWIYAIKNRFTSWEVAISPNLTDSEYAATEAISKLMDATKVRLNPDLHLSVSMRSFRAENFSLLVKHILDLDISLARQTYSGISNNYPIVLTRDLMKAKKWLKEKARGSERYGLIVSSQAQRLKPYAIDVKSPMNPVYWFLNDKDDVRSSFYLEDVATEFHVQGLELDWACVTWDGDLRYSENGWKTFSFAGNKWQHIHKEERKTYLVNAYRVLLTRARQGMVIVVPEGSKEDHTRRTEYYDPTYNYLKSIGISTI from the coding sequence ATGCTAAATTACTATTTTAAAGATGATATTCAATCATTTATCACTAAAAGTACAGAAGAGATTATTGGTCAAATTACCATTTCTAATCAGTTTGATTCAACATTGAATCAAAACAAATCCTGGGAAGTTCAGATTTCAATCTTGAAGGAAGCATTACGAAATTTTAATGGAACTATATTTTTTGAATTTTCCATACCCAGGATGGGAAAGCGTGTAGATGCATTGGTTATAATCAAAACTATTGTATTTGTTATTGAATTTAAAGTAGGTGAGCATAAGTATTATCGTTCAAATTATGAGCAGGTTTGGGACTATGCATTAGATCTGAAGAATTTTCATGAACCAAGTCATAAGGCTTTAGTTGTACCTGTTTTGGTCTCTACCGAAGCTAAACAATCATTTATTGAAATTGGTACAACGTCACATAATGACAATTTGTTACTTCCATTAAAGAGTAATAAATTTGACTTGCGAGAAGCAATTAAAAATACTGTTGATTTTTTCAATGAAGGAAATGAGTTAAATGCGGAACAATATTCTATGGGCCGTTACTTCCCAACACCCACAATTGTGGAAGCTGCTCTTTCTCTGTACAACACACATACTGTTGATGAAATTACAAGAAGTGATGCTGATGCTAAAAATTTAACAAACACTACATTAGTTATATTTCAATTAATTTCTAAGGCTAAAATTGAACAGAAGAAAATTATTTGTTTTGTAACAGGTGTTCCCGGTGCTGGCAAAACGCTGGTTGGATTAAAAGTTGCTACTTCCCATCTTGATGAAGAAAATGGAAATGTCAGTGTTTATCTATCTGGAAATGGTCCCTTAGTTGCAATTCTTCAGGAAGCACTTGCTAGGGATAAAATTAAAAATGAAAAGGTAAATGGAAACAACCTGACGAAGGGTAAAGCAAAAGCCAGCGTGAAGGCTTTTATTCAGAATATACATCATTACAGAGACGCTTATTTGGTTGACCCTAATCCGCCTTACGATCATGTTGCTATTTTTGATGAAGCACAGCGAGCTTGGAATAAAGAACAGACCGTAAAGTTCATGAAGCAAAAGAAAGGACAGTATGATTTTGACTATTCAGAACCTGAATTTTTAATCTCTTGCCTTGACAGACATCAAGATTGGGCGGTAATTGTTTGTCTGGTTGGCGGTGGACAAGAAATAAATACTGGAGAAGCAGGCATATCAGAATGGATTTATGCAATTAAAAACAGATTCACATCATGGGAGGTTGCCATTTCACCAAATCTTACAGATTCAGAATATGCAGCAACAGAGGCAATATCTAAATTAATGGATGCAACCAAGGTTAGGTTAAATCCTGATTTACATTTATCCGTCTCTATGCGTTCGTTCAGAGCTGAAAATTTTTCTCTCCTGGTCAAACATATCTTGGATTTGGATATTAGTTTGGCTCGTCAGACATATTCAGGAATTTCAAATAATTATCCAATTGTACTTACGAGAGATTTGATGAAGGCTAAGAAATGGCTCAAGGAGAAAGCGAGAGGGAGTGAGAGGTATGGACTAATCGTTTCGTCGCAAGCGCAAAGACTTAAACCATATGCAATTGATGTTAAATCTCCAATGAATCCTGTGTATTGGTTTTTGAATGACAAGGACGATGTACGTTCATCCTTTTATCTAGAAGATGTGGCAACTGAATTTCATGTACAAGGTCTTGAATTAGACTGGGCTTGTGTGACATGGGATGGAGATTTGCGTTATTCTGAAAATGGTTGGAAAACATTTTCTTTTGCAGGTAATAAATGGCAGCACATTCATAAAGAGGAAAGAAAAACCTATTTGGTTAACGCATATCGGGTTTTGCTAACCAGAGCCAGACAAGGAATGGTAATAGTTGTGCCAGAAGGTAGCAAAGAAGACCATACAAGAAGGACTGAGTATTATGATCCTACTTACAATTATTTGAAAAGCATAGGTATATCAACAATTTAG
- a CDS encoding 23S rRNA (pseudouridine(1915)-N(3))-methyltransferase RlmH: MKIELIVIGKTEEAYLREGISVYAGRLQHYCSFSIVEVPSIKPSGIKSPEEVKIKEAAALEKVFTPAGFVVLMDEKGKEMSSVEFAGFLSQKNECRYPFH, encoded by the coding sequence ATGAAGATCGAACTTATAGTAATCGGTAAAACGGAGGAAGCCTACCTGAGAGAGGGGATATCGGTATATGCAGGCAGGTTACAGCACTACTGCTCATTCAGTATTGTCGAGGTGCCTTCAATAAAGCCGTCAGGCATCAAATCACCCGAAGAAGTGAAGATAAAAGAGGCAGCAGCACTGGAAAAGGTATTTACCCCGGCAGGCTTTGTCGTGCTTATGGACGAAAAGGGGAAAGAGATGTCGTCTGTTGAATTCGCGGGTTTTCTTTCACAAAAAAATGAATGTCGGTACCCGTTCCATTAA
- a CDS encoding AbrB/MazE/SpoVT family DNA-binding domain-containing protein → MKVKLVPIGNSKGVRIPAAILKQCNINNEVNFEVEKGRIIITSTKSRPREGWDKAFRLMHTSKDDALLIDETVGVESDDWEWK, encoded by the coding sequence ATGAAAGTAAAGCTTGTGCCTATTGGTAATTCAAAGGGAGTAAGAATTCCCGCAGCAATTCTGAAACAATGCAATATTAACAATGAAGTGAATTTTGAAGTTGAAAAAGGAAGGATAATCATTACATCAACAAAATCCAGACCCAGAGAGGGTTGGGACAAGGCGTTTCGGTTGATGCACACAAGTAAGGACGATGCTCTGCTGATTGATGAAACGGTAGGGGTCGAATCGGACGATTGGGAATGGAAATAG
- a CDS encoding type II toxin-antitoxin system PemK/MazF family toxin, protein MEIGQYDIYLINLDPTIGSEIKKTRPCVVLSPDEMNRNIQTIIIAPMTTHMHSYPTRVPLTFQKKTGWIVLDQIRTIDRRRLIKKLGHVSENVITKIKTVIKEMLVD, encoded by the coding sequence ATGGAAATAGGGCAGTATGATATTTACCTTATTAATCTTGATCCGACAATCGGGTCGGAAATAAAGAAGACAAGGCCTTGTGTTGTGCTTTCTCCTGACGAGATGAATAGAAATATCCAGACGATTATTATTGCTCCTATGACTACCCATATGCACAGTTATCCGACAAGGGTACCATTAACATTTCAAAAGAAAACCGGATGGATAGTACTTGATCAGATAAGGACCATTGACAGGAGGCGGCTTATAAAAAAATTAGGCCATGTATCCGAAAATGTTATCACGAAAATCAAGACAGTCATAAAGGAAATGCTTGTTGATTAA
- a CDS encoding BsuPI-related putative proteinase inhibitor: MCCKPYIPAFFLFFVITIDTHVLRASEYVPWQMGDSARYVDSFHNAFSVEVDQQRNSWLHYTDFAGLGPLWVLTNQNDEKIYIKTEEEDRRQLLVDFDQEVGTVTEVDILPCNTGLVKIASESDEIHVLAGSFSNVTRLDFEPNCADGGVLSAWFVQSVGVVKWTSSTIAGPVSSEMVRGVIQGMLLPAGVFVEAIFPEQHVTIDNELPVGPGVPPQTLNVSLSITNNTGRDLIYRFETGQRFEILLINSGGETVSYWSRGKIFIQEVSVLTLEDGNTWSFGGPVELSTNEGVIVPGGNYTLRIELTTTSDDETDHKPGAERISTTSPLTIETAL; this comes from the coding sequence ATGTGCTGCAAACCGTATATACCAGCATTTTTCCTTTTTTTCGTGATTACCATCGACACTCACGTGTTGCGTGCAAGTGAATACGTACCGTGGCAGATGGGCGATTCTGCCCGCTATGTCGATTCGTTTCACAACGCCTTTTCTGTGGAAGTTGACCAACAGAGGAATTCCTGGTTACATTATACTGATTTTGCCGGTCTTGGTCCTTTATGGGTACTCACAAATCAAAACGATGAAAAAATATATATCAAGACTGAGGAGGAAGACCGCAGGCAGCTGCTGGTTGATTTTGATCAGGAGGTTGGCACTGTTACTGAAGTGGATATTCTGCCCTGTAATACGGGCTTGGTAAAAATTGCCTCAGAAAGTGATGAAATACATGTGCTTGCCGGTTCATTCAGCAATGTGACCCGTCTGGATTTCGAACCAAACTGCGCTGACGGTGGTGTCCTGTCTGCCTGGTTTGTCCAATCAGTAGGTGTTGTGAAATGGACATCGTCTACGATTGCAGGACCGGTATCCAGTGAAATGGTAAGGGGAGTGATTCAGGGCATGTTATTACCGGCGGGTGTTTTTGTTGAAGCAATTTTCCCTGAACAGCATGTAACGATTGATAATGAGCTACCCGTTGGTCCGGGCGTACCTCCGCAAACGCTGAATGTTTCCCTTTCGATTACAAACAATACCGGACGCGACCTGATCTACCGGTTTGAGACCGGACAGCGTTTTGAAATCCTGTTGATTAATTCAGGGGGAGAAACGGTATCATACTGGTCACGGGGTAAGATATTTATTCAGGAAGTAAGTGTGCTTACCCTGGAAGACGGAAATACATGGAGTTTCGGCGGACCGGTTGAACTAAGCACAAATGAAGGGGTAATTGTTCCCGGAGGAAATTATACCCTGAGAATAGAACTCACAACCACATCAGACGACGAAACAGACCATAAACCGGGTGCTGAAAGAATAAGTACGACTTCACCCCTTACCATTGAAACAGCATTATAG
- a CDS encoding bifunctional 4-hydroxy-2-oxoglutarate aldolase/2-dehydro-3-deoxy-phosphogluconate aldolase: MIAPLVEAVIHAGLETIEITMNTAGAADLIKRMNTAACRRLTIGAGTVLNMDDLKQALDAGASFIVMPTLVDEVTAYCAQHNIPFFPGALTPHEIKKAWDTGATMVKVFPAKFFGPTYFREIKGPFGNVKLMACGGVTAENIDQYFINRADAVSFGASVFQKELLEKGDYKRIEETVTEIIGNYRKWKA; this comes from the coding sequence ATGATTGCGCCTCTGGTAGAGGCCGTTATACACGCGGGACTGGAAACCATAGAGATAACCATGAATACGGCAGGTGCGGCCGATCTGATAAAGCGGATGAATACTGCTGCCTGCAGGCGTTTAACCATCGGTGCAGGAACCGTACTGAACATGGACGATCTGAAACAGGCCCTTGATGCCGGCGCATCATTCATTGTGATGCCCACCCTTGTTGATGAGGTAACTGCATATTGTGCGCAGCACAATATCCCCTTTTTCCCTGGTGCCCTGACGCCACATGAAATAAAAAAGGCCTGGGATACGGGTGCCACTATGGTAAAGGTCTTTCCTGCAAAATTTTTTGGTCCAACCTATTTCAGGGAGATAAAAGGTCCTTTCGGGAACGTGAAGCTGATGGCCTGTGGTGGTGTAACTGCCGAAAATATCGACCAGTATTTTATTAACAGGGCAGATGCTGTTTCATTCGGGGCAAGTGTCTTTCAGAAAGAACTGCTTGAGAAAGGGGATTACAAACGTATTGAAGAAACCGTAACTGAGATTATCGGAAATTACAGAAAATGGAAGGCATAA
- a CDS encoding type II toxin-antitoxin system prevent-host-death family antitoxin — protein sequence MKALTYTTVRSNLAKTMKEVCDDHAPVIITRKKHDAVVMMSLEDYEALHETAYLLHSPRNTKRLLESIEELENGKGKERKLVE from the coding sequence ATGAAAGCACTTACGTATACGACGGTACGTAGCAACTTGGCAAAGACCATGAAGGAAGTCTGCGATGACCACGCGCCTGTGATTATTACCCGGAAAAAACATGATGCTGTTGTAATGATGTCGTTGGAAGACTATGAAGCATTACATGAAACAGCGTATTTGCTGCACAGTCCCAGGAACACAAAGCGACTTCTGGAATCAATTGAAGAACTTGAAAACGGTAAGGGGAAAGAGCGGAAATTGGTTGAATGA
- a CDS encoding secondary thiamine-phosphate synthase enzyme YjbQ → MVQCGKEEGVHKYYSGGQCLSQGERYQGGSCPCQCHAHKASVFINDDESGLHQDYEEWLERLAPHEPVSQYRHNDTGEDNGDAHLKRQVMGCEVVVAVTEGRLDFGPWEQIFYGEFDGRRRKRVLVKIIGE, encoded by the coding sequence GTGGTTCAGTGTGGCAAAGAGGAGGGAGTTCATAAATATTACTCAGGAGGTCAATGCCTGTCTCAGGGAGAGCGGTATCAGGGAGGGTCTTGTCCTTGTCAATGCCATGCACATAAGGCATCGGTATTTATCAATGATGATGAGTCCGGACTTCATCAGGATTATGAAGAGTGGCTGGAAAGACTGGCGCCCCATGAACCGGTTTCGCAATACCGTCATAACGATACGGGCGAGGATAATGGTGACGCGCATCTCAAGCGGCAGGTAATGGGTTGTGAGGTCGTAGTTGCCGTAACGGAGGGAAGGCTGGATTTCGGTCCCTGGGAGCAGATATTCTACGGGGAGTTTGACGGCAGGCGGAGGAAGAGGGTGCTTGTGAAGATTATCGGTGAGTAA
- a CDS encoding phosphatidylglycerophosphatase A has protein sequence MKKRKDKICWIIATWFGSGLLPKAPGTWGSMAALPFACILSVCLAPFGLTLAVVAFLFIGICVSDIVEKNAQKKDPGFIVIDEVVGQWIALLPLSFFYYFFSADFSCFLFASVTAIAFIAFRIFDIWKPWPIKHVEKNIRGGAGIMLDDVIAGIYALIATSALTAGMIV, from the coding sequence ATGAAAAAGCGGAAAGATAAAATCTGCTGGATTATTGCCACATGGTTTGGTTCGGGGCTTCTGCCAAAAGCGCCCGGAACGTGGGGAAGTATGGCGGCTCTTCCCTTTGCATGTATCCTGTCCGTATGCCTTGCTCCCTTTGGACTGACCCTTGCAGTTGTTGCTTTTTTATTCATAGGCATCTGTGTATCAGACATTGTTGAGAAAAACGCACAGAAGAAGGATCCCGGATTCATTGTCATTGATGAGGTAGTAGGTCAATGGATAGCCCTGCTTCCTTTATCTTTTTTCTATTACTTTTTTTCTGCAGATTTTTCTTGTTTCCTTTTTGCCTCCGTAACAGCAATCGCGTTCATTGCTTTCCGCATCTTTGACATATGGAAACCATGGCCAATCAAACACGTTGAAAAAAATATACGTGGAGGTGCCGGAATCATGCTGGATGATGTTATTGCCGGAATATATGCACTCATAGCGACATCGGCACTGACTGCGGGAATGATTGTATAA
- a CDS encoding dihydroxyacetone kinase subunit DhaK, which yields MSHFVNGVNSCVTQSLEGIALSSFGNLVLVRNRDVILMNPERAGIQGKVAIVCGGGSGHEPAHSSFVNREMLSAAICGDVFASPGVGAITDGIRALAGNREKTQTGVLVIIKNYTGDRMNFGMACEILSSEGFLLKKLIVADDVSLPETKDRRGVAGTVLVYKIAGALALRLQKGNSDMQQKLDKVYEIAEKVNSNIHSMGCALSSCHRPDGSTIFALPEGEMEIGVGIHGERGVLRRPVKSCDEIVSVLIDAILAAKQEHERKNSRITDNKRMVLLTNNLGSVSGLEMGIVHRKAILYLREKGCEVCRAYCGTYMTSLDMRGISLTLLSVADDIFLDLLDADGSDFTRTNWKPDRDYSPLSSSIYIDVPASPDMDYDMSGSSSANGETVDQEFMSIVGKVCKAGMEARETLNNLDSESGDGDAGDTLATACNAIERNIRSVSVSDTSMAFRRIARCLVNTVGGTSGSLYAVFFHRAAAAFCSHAGSKKGKEWKSVSRWEEAIYHGIFGIEELGGCSRGDKTFLDALYPVYDALKGKTEAGIDHFVRAAKDGAEKTRDLEAQAGRARYVQGKGLGKVDPGAFAVYLLLRAIL from the coding sequence ATGAGTCATTTTGTAAACGGGGTAAATTCCTGCGTAACCCAATCACTGGAAGGCATTGCCCTCAGTTCTTTTGGAAATCTGGTATTAGTGCGTAACAGGGATGTGATTCTCATGAATCCGGAAAGGGCTGGAATTCAGGGTAAGGTGGCAATAGTATGTGGAGGAGGAAGTGGTCATGAGCCGGCACATTCATCCTTTGTAAATCGTGAAATGTTGTCAGCTGCCATTTGCGGTGACGTGTTTGCTTCCCCGGGCGTTGGTGCTATTACGGATGGAATCCGCGCCCTTGCCGGTAACAGGGAAAAAACTCAAACGGGAGTACTGGTAATTATTAAAAATTATACGGGTGACCGGATGAATTTTGGTATGGCCTGTGAAATTCTGTCTTCGGAAGGGTTTTTATTGAAAAAGCTGATAGTTGCAGATGATGTCTCTTTACCTGAAACAAAGGACCGAAGGGGCGTTGCCGGAACGGTGCTGGTATACAAAATAGCAGGCGCGCTGGCACTCCGGCTGCAGAAGGGTAACAGCGATATGCAGCAGAAACTGGATAAAGTATATGAAATCGCTGAGAAGGTAAACAGCAATATACATTCAATGGGATGCGCATTAAGTTCATGCCACAGACCGGATGGTTCAACGATATTTGCCTTGCCGGAAGGTGAAATGGAAATCGGTGTGGGGATACACGGGGAACGGGGTGTGCTGAGAAGGCCGGTTAAGTCTTGTGATGAAATTGTCTCTGTTCTCATTGATGCTATTCTTGCTGCTAAACAGGAACACGAGAGGAAAAACAGCAGAATTACTGATAATAAGAGAATGGTTTTGCTGACGAACAATCTGGGATCTGTCTCCGGGCTGGAAATGGGGATTGTTCACAGAAAGGCGATATTGTACCTGAGGGAAAAGGGATGTGAGGTATGCAGGGCCTATTGCGGGACGTATATGACCAGTCTTGATATGAGAGGGATTTCGTTAACCCTGCTCAGCGTGGCAGATGACATATTTCTGGATTTGCTTGATGCGGATGGTTCTGACTTTACCAGGACAAACTGGAAACCGGATCGTGATTATTCTCCCTTATCTTCATCCATCTATATAGACGTTCCTGCATCCCCGGATATGGATTATGATATGAGCGGGAGCAGCAGTGCGAACGGGGAAACAGTGGATCAGGAATTCATGAGTATTGTCGGGAAGGTTTGTAAGGCCGGAATGGAGGCCAGAGAGACACTGAATAATTTAGACAGTGAGAGCGGAGATGGTGATGCCGGAGATACGCTGGCCACTGCCTGCAATGCCATAGAAAGGAACATACGTTCTGTCAGTGTTTCTGATACCAGCATGGCCTTCCGACGAATTGCCAGATGCCTGGTAAATACGGTCGGGGGTACAAGCGGTTCCCTGTATGCGGTCTTTTTTCATCGCGCTGCTGCGGCATTCTGTTCTCATGCCGGGAGTAAGAAGGGGAAAGAATGGAAATCGGTTTCCCGCTGGGAAGAGGCAATTTACCATGGAATATTCGGCATAGAAGAGCTGGGAGGCTGTTCCAGAGGAGACAAGACGTTTCTGGACGCTTTGTATCCGGTTTATGATGCCTTAAAAGGAAAAACTGAGGCAGGGATTGATCATTTCGTACGGGCAGCAAAAGATGGTGCCGAAAAGACTCGTGATCTGGAAGCGCAGGCAGGACGGGCACGGTATGTTCAGGGGAAAGGTCTGGGAAAAGTAGATCCTGGCGCCTTCGCCGTTTATCTGTTGTTAAGAGCGATCCTGTAA